The following are encoded in a window of Sphaerisporangium siamense genomic DNA:
- a CDS encoding GNAT family N-acetyltransferase — protein sequence MIELRRAGAAEFTAELDTVIRIYTAAMRPPPEQLAGRQGIMRNHATFPDFTCLFAETYDGAVAGFGYGFHGAPGQWWHDVVRRGLEDREGAAVAAAWFEDALEIAEIHVHPGYQGKGIGRRLVRGLCEGRRERTAVLSTHDRPTAARHLYRTLGFVDLMEMFVFPGGYEHYAIVGSTLPLRAADPAAARPGRG from the coding sequence GTGATCGAACTGCGACGCGCCGGTGCCGCGGAGTTCACCGCCGAGCTGGACACGGTGATCCGGATCTACACGGCGGCGATGCGCCCTCCGCCCGAGCAGCTGGCGGGCCGGCAGGGCATCATGCGCAACCACGCCACCTTCCCGGACTTCACCTGCCTGTTCGCCGAGACCTACGACGGCGCGGTGGCCGGCTTCGGGTACGGCTTCCACGGCGCGCCGGGACAGTGGTGGCACGACGTCGTACGCCGGGGCCTGGAGGACCGCGAGGGCGCCGCCGTCGCGGCCGCGTGGTTCGAGGACGCCCTGGAGATCGCGGAGATCCACGTGCACCCCGGCTACCAGGGCAAGGGCATCGGGCGGCGGCTCGTGCGCGGCCTGTGCGAGGGCCGGCGCGAGCGCACCGCCGTGCTGTCCACCCACGACCGTCCGACGGCGGCGCGCCACCTGTACCGGACGCTGGGCTTCGTCGACCTGATGGAGATGTTCGTCTTCCCCGGCGGCTACGAGCACTACGCGATCGTGGGCAGCACGCTGCCGCTGCGCGCGGCGGACCCGGCCGCCGCGCGCCCCGGCCGGGGTTAG
- a CDS encoding dihydroorotase, producing the protein MTYLLRGARVLGGDPRDVLLDDGRIAEIGAPGRLDAAGATVVDADGLVALPGLVDLHTHLREPGREDAETVESGTAAAALGGFTAVHAMANTSPVADTAGVVEQVWRLGQEAGHCDVRPVGAVTAGLAGRQLAELGAMADSAARVRVFSDDGVCVSDAVLMRRALEYVKAFDGVVAQHAQEPRLTEGAQMNEGAVSGRLGLTGWPAVAEEAIIARDCLLAAHVGSRLHVCHVSTAGSVEIIRWAKSKGWDVTAEVTPHHLLLTDARAESSPAGPYNPIYKVNPPLRTEADVRALRLALADGTIDCVATDHAPHPVEDKETEWPAAAMGMIGLETALSVVQEAMVETGLLDWAGVADRMSARPARIGRLSGHGGPLEAGATANLTLVDPSARRDVDPGAFASKSRNTPYVGMTLPGAVVATFLRGRPTVLEGKLT; encoded by the coding sequence GTGACCTACCTTCTCAGGGGCGCCCGTGTTCTCGGGGGCGACCCGCGCGACGTGCTGCTCGACGACGGCCGGATCGCCGAGATCGGCGCGCCCGGCCGGCTGGACGCGGCGGGCGCGACGGTCGTCGACGCCGACGGGCTGGTCGCGCTGCCCGGCCTGGTGGACCTGCACACCCACCTGCGCGAGCCGGGCCGCGAGGACGCCGAGACCGTCGAGTCGGGCACGGCGGCCGCCGCGCTCGGCGGGTTCACGGCCGTGCACGCGATGGCCAACACCTCGCCGGTCGCCGACACCGCGGGCGTGGTGGAGCAGGTCTGGCGGCTCGGCCAGGAGGCCGGCCACTGCGACGTGCGGCCGGTCGGCGCGGTGACCGCGGGCCTGGCGGGCCGCCAGCTCGCCGAGCTCGGCGCGATGGCCGACAGCGCGGCCCGCGTGCGGGTCTTCTCCGACGACGGCGTGTGCGTCTCGGACGCGGTGCTCATGCGGCGCGCCCTGGAGTACGTCAAGGCGTTCGACGGCGTGGTGGCCCAGCACGCGCAGGAGCCCCGCCTGACCGAGGGCGCGCAGATGAACGAGGGCGCGGTGTCGGGCCGTCTCGGCCTGACCGGCTGGCCCGCCGTCGCCGAGGAGGCGATCATCGCGCGCGACTGCCTGCTGGCCGCGCACGTCGGCTCCCGCCTGCACGTCTGCCACGTCTCCACGGCCGGCTCCGTCGAGATCATCCGCTGGGCCAAGTCGAAGGGCTGGGACGTCACCGCCGAGGTGACCCCGCACCACCTGCTGCTCACCGACGCGCGCGCCGAGTCCTCGCCCGCCGGGCCCTACAACCCCATCTACAAGGTGAACCCGCCGCTGCGCACCGAGGCCGACGTCCGGGCGCTGCGGCTGGCGCTGGCCGACGGCACGATCGACTGCGTGGCCACCGACCACGCCCCCCACCCGGTCGAGGACAAGGAGACCGAGTGGCCGGCGGCGGCCATGGGCATGATCGGTCTGGAGACCGCCCTGTCCGTCGTCCAGGAGGCGATGGTCGAGACCGGGCTGCTGGACTGGGCCGGCGTCGCCGACCGCATGTCCGCCCGCCCCGCCCGCATCGGCCGCCTGTCCGGCCACGGCGGGCCCCTGGAGGCGGGGGCCACCGCCAACCTCACCTTGGTGGACCCCTCCGCGCGCCGGGACGTCGACCCGGGCGCCTTCGCCTCCAAGAGCCGTAACACGCCCTATGTGGGCATGACGCTGCCGGGCGCAGTCGTCGCGACGTTCCTGCGCGGCCGCCCCACCGTCCTCGAAGGGAAACTGACGTGA
- the bldD gene encoding transcriptional regulator BldD — MPSDYAKSLGARLRAIRTQQGLSLHGVEEKSRGRWKAVVVGSYERGDRAVTVQKLAELADFYGVPVSELLPGGSAPAPLGPTPKLVIDLERLAQLPKEKAGALARYAATIQSQRGDYNGKVLSIRQEDLRSLAVIYDKSPNELTEELITWGVLDAEARRAVESF; from the coding sequence ATGCCGTCTGACTACGCCAAGTCGCTGGGCGCGCGACTCCGCGCCATCCGCACCCAGCAGGGGCTATCACTGCACGGGGTCGAAGAGAAGTCGCGCGGCAGGTGGAAAGCCGTCGTCGTCGGCTCTTACGAGCGCGGCGACCGCGCCGTGACCGTGCAGAAGCTCGCCGAGCTCGCTGATTTCTACGGTGTGCCCGTCTCCGAGCTGCTGCCCGGAGGGTCCGCGCCCGCTCCTCTTGGCCCTACGCCCAAACTGGTGATCGACCTGGAGCGCCTCGCCCAGTTGCCCAAGGAGAAGGCCGGGGCCCTCGCCCGTTACGCGGCCACGATCCAGAGCCAGCGTGGCGACTACAACGGCAAGGTGCTGTCGATCCGCCAGGAAGATCTGCGCTCGCTCGCGGTCATCTACGACAAGTCCCCGAACGAGCTGACCGAAGAGCTCATCACCTGGGGCGTGCTGGACGCGGAGGCGCGCCGCGCGGTCGAATCGTTCTGA
- a CDS encoding L,D-transpeptidase family protein, whose amino-acid sequence MGVGRRLAAAAVLTAGAVLVSGLGTGIHYAAPAGGAGARGATVEIHATPVGREVAVAPFTAPNVRLKIGAKGAAVKQLQSRLRELGYAPGKIDARYGGTTQSAVWAFQKVQGITPTSTITSRTWRALEDPRPPRVLVPRGKPDRVEVDLTRQIAVLYRSGQVRLITHVSSGSGIPYCETATWQGKVQKFCGDARTPTGDYKTTWRRSGWHKSYLGQLYNPIFFNGGIALHGALSVPLYPASHGCVRLPMHVAQALPSMLGTGVPVHVRGKFRR is encoded by the coding sequence ATGGGGGTTGGTAGGCGGCTCGCCGCCGCGGCGGTGCTGACCGCGGGAGCCGTGCTCGTCTCGGGCCTCGGGACGGGAATCCACTACGCGGCGCCGGCAGGGGGAGCCGGCGCCCGGGGCGCGACGGTCGAGATCCACGCGACGCCGGTCGGCCGGGAGGTCGCGGTCGCGCCGTTCACGGCGCCGAACGTCCGGCTGAAGATCGGCGCCAAGGGCGCCGCCGTCAAGCAGTTGCAGAGCCGCCTGCGGGAGCTCGGCTACGCGCCCGGCAAGATCGACGCACGGTACGGAGGCACCACACAGTCCGCCGTCTGGGCGTTCCAGAAGGTCCAGGGCATCACGCCCACGAGCACGATCACCTCGCGCACCTGGCGGGCCCTGGAGGACCCGAGGCCGCCGCGGGTGCTCGTGCCGCGGGGCAAGCCCGACCGGGTCGAGGTCGACCTCACCCGGCAGATCGCCGTCCTGTACCGGTCCGGTCAGGTGCGGTTGATCACCCACGTCTCCTCGGGCAGCGGCATCCCCTACTGCGAGACGGCGACCTGGCAGGGCAAGGTGCAGAAGTTCTGCGGCGACGCCAGGACCCCGACCGGCGACTACAAGACCACGTGGCGGCGTTCGGGCTGGCACAAGTCCTACCTCGGGCAGCTCTACAACCCGATCTTCTTCAACGGCGGCATCGCGCTGCACGGCGCGCTCTCGGTGCCGCTCTACCCCGCCTCCCACGGGTGCGTGCGCCTGCCGATGCACGTCGCGCAGGCCCTGCCCTCGATGCTCGGCACCGGGGTGCCCGTCCACGTGAGGGGCAAGTTCCGGCGCTGA
- a CDS encoding YbaK/EbsC family protein has product MPEKLHPSVQKVTVALREAGATGEVVVLEDAAPTAVTAAAQLGCEVGAIANSLIFDADGEPLLVLTSGAHRVDTGLIARLVGVAKVKRATPEFVKAATGQTIGGVAPVGHPAPIRTLVDTWLGKHEVVWAAAGHAHTVFPTTFDELVRITGGSAADVE; this is encoded by the coding sequence GTGCCAGAAAAGTTGCATCCGAGCGTCCAGAAGGTGACCGTCGCTCTGCGCGAGGCCGGCGCGACCGGCGAGGTGGTCGTGCTGGAGGATGCCGCGCCCACGGCCGTGACCGCCGCCGCCCAGCTCGGCTGCGAGGTCGGGGCCATCGCCAACAGCCTGATCTTCGACGCCGACGGCGAGCCTCTGCTGGTGCTGACCAGCGGCGCGCACCGGGTGGACACGGGTTTGATCGCCCGGCTGGTGGGCGTGGCCAAGGTCAAGAGGGCCACGCCGGAGTTCGTGAAGGCGGCGACCGGGCAGACCATCGGCGGCGTGGCCCCGGTCGGGCACCCGGCGCCGATCCGCACGCTGGTGGACACCTGGCTCGGCAAGCACGAGGTGGTGTGGGCCGCGGCCGGTCACGCGCACACGGTCTTCCCGACCACGTTCGACGAGCTCGTGCGCATCACGGGCGGCAGCGCGGCCGACGTCGAGTAG
- a CDS encoding aspartate carbamoyltransferase catalytic subunit, giving the protein MKRHLLSTTDLSREDALLILDTAEELAEVSGRSIKKLPTLRGRTVVNLFFEDSTRTRISFEAAAKRLSADVINFSAKGSSVSKGESLKDTALTLQAMGADAVVVRHGASGAPHRLATWVDGSVVNAGDGTHEHPTQALLDAFTMRRRLGDLDGRRVTIVGDVLHSRVARSNVHLLHTLGAEVTLVAPPTLLPVSMGDWPCEVSYDFDAVLPKSDVVMMLRVQHERMNASYFPSAREYSRRYGLDPERMARMPVGAIVMHPGPMNRGMEIAAEVADGERSTIVEQVTNGVTVRMAVLYLLLSGSEPAIGGNQ; this is encoded by the coding sequence ATGAAGCGCCATCTGCTGTCCACCACCGACCTGTCGCGCGAGGACGCCCTGCTCATCCTCGACACCGCCGAGGAACTCGCCGAGGTCTCGGGCCGTTCGATCAAGAAGCTGCCCACTCTGCGCGGGCGCACGGTGGTGAACCTCTTCTTCGAGGACTCCACGCGCACCCGCATCTCCTTCGAGGCCGCCGCCAAGCGCCTGTCCGCCGACGTCATCAACTTCTCGGCCAAGGGGTCCAGCGTGTCCAAGGGCGAGAGCCTGAAGGACACGGCCCTCACCCTGCAGGCGATGGGCGCCGACGCCGTGGTGGTGCGGCACGGCGCCTCCGGGGCGCCGCACCGCCTGGCCACCTGGGTGGACGGCAGCGTGGTCAACGCCGGCGACGGCACCCATGAGCACCCGACGCAGGCGCTGCTCGACGCGTTCACCATGCGCCGCCGCCTCGGCGACCTGGACGGCCGCCGGGTCACGATCGTCGGGGACGTCCTGCACAGCCGGGTGGCGCGCTCCAACGTCCACCTGCTGCACACCCTCGGCGCCGAGGTCACCCTCGTGGCCCCGCCCACGCTGCTGCCGGTGTCCATGGGCGACTGGCCGTGCGAGGTCTCCTACGACTTCGACGCGGTGCTGCCCAAGTCCGACGTGGTGATGATGCTGCGCGTCCAGCACGAGCGCATGAACGCCTCCTACTTCCCCTCCGCCCGGGAGTACAGCCGCCGCTACGGCCTGGACCCCGAGCGCATGGCGCGCATGCCCGTGGGGGCGATCGTGATGCACCCCGGCCCGATGAACCGCGGCATGGAGATCGCCGCGGAGGTCGCCGACGGCGAGCGCTCCACGATCGTCGAGCAGGTCACCAACGGCGTGACCGTCCGCATGGCCGTGCTGTATCTGCTTCTGTCCGGCTCCGAGCCCGCGATCGGGGGAAACCAGTGA
- the pyrR gene encoding bifunctional pyr operon transcriptional regulator/uracil phosphoribosyltransferase PyrR: MNGARNQAHDDVRAEVRDHGHDAGYDDGGEDARAQAPAHDETSPRDGERAVLEAPDINRALTRIAHEILERAKGPENLLLLGIPTRGTFLARRLADRIEQVEGRPVAFGSLDVTMYRDDLRLRPARALGRTDLPKEGVDGRIVVLVDDVLFSGRTVRAALDALNDLGRPRAVRLAVLVDRGHRELPIRADYVGKNLPTSRAETVRVCLTETDQRDAVLLRGGQR, translated from the coding sequence ATGAACGGCGCCCGGAATCAGGCGCACGACGACGTACGCGCCGAAGTTCGCGACCACGGCCACGACGCCGGGTACGACGACGGCGGGGAAGACGCGCGGGCACAGGCCCCGGCGCACGACGAGACCTCCCCGCGCGACGGCGAGCGCGCGGTGCTGGAGGCCCCTGACATCAACCGGGCCCTCACCCGCATCGCCCACGAGATCCTCGAACGGGCCAAGGGCCCCGAGAACCTTCTCCTGCTCGGCATCCCCACCCGCGGCACCTTCCTGGCGCGCAGGCTCGCCGACCGCATCGAGCAGGTCGAGGGCCGCCCGGTGGCCTTCGGCTCCCTCGACGTCACCATGTACCGCGACGACCTGCGGCTCAGGCCCGCGCGGGCGCTCGGCCGCACCGACCTCCCCAAAGAGGGGGTGGACGGCCGCATCGTCGTCCTGGTGGACGACGTCCTGTTCTCCGGCCGCACCGTGCGCGCGGCGCTCGACGCGCTGAACGACCTCGGCCGTCCGAGGGCGGTCCGCCTGGCGGTGCTGGTCGACCGCGGCCACCGCGAGCTGCCCATCCGCGCCGACTACGTCGGCAAGAACCTCCCGACCTCCCGCGCCGAGACGGTGCGGGTGTGTCTCACCGAGACCGACCAGCGGGACGCCGTCCTGCTGAGGGGAGGCCAGCGATGA
- a CDS encoding SAV_6107 family HEPN domain-containing protein has protein sequence MTRQSGEGPRVSQTVRAHLADAHACLADSAASRTPAEGYVSAHLAALRAAAAILAALPRPMDGRRRRLRSAWELLPEAEPKLAQWAAYFAETARKRAMAEAGMVRVVSAPESDELLAEARTFVAVVEDILGVPGQATIPVNTPMAG, from the coding sequence ATGACTCGACAGTCCGGAGAAGGTCCCCGGGTCTCCCAGACGGTGCGCGCGCACCTCGCCGACGCGCACGCGTGCCTGGCCGACTCGGCGGCGTCCCGCACCCCCGCCGAGGGGTACGTCTCGGCCCACCTCGCGGCGCTGCGCGCGGCGGCCGCGATCCTCGCGGCGCTCCCGCGGCCCATGGACGGGCGAAGACGCCGGTTGCGCAGCGCGTGGGAGTTGTTACCGGAGGCCGAGCCCAAGCTGGCGCAGTGGGCGGCCTACTTCGCCGAGACGGCGCGCAAGCGGGCCATGGCCGAGGCCGGCATGGTGCGCGTGGTGTCGGCCCCGGAGTCCGACGAGTTGCTCGCCGAGGCCCGCACCTTCGTGGCCGTCGTCGAGGACATCCTCGGCGTCCCCGGCCAGGCCACCATCCCGGTGAACACCCCGATGGCCGGCTGA